The following proteins are co-located in the Bacteroidota bacterium genome:
- a CDS encoding polysaccharide biosynthesis C-terminal domain-containing protein → MLKKISSTIGVKAITAIFAFLTLIITARILGTEGRGIIGLFMATVSFAIMFNYLIGGSTLVYLSSRHPNNTLIWSSYIWAVFSNALAFVIISLSNSSIAEYANHIFVISLLTSLFQINLNMLLGRENVLKYNLYSLLMVSLNFLLICLLFLILEWHSIESFIYSLYVSLAVCFILSLFALKGSLDLKFDKNLWITGVTAMSFGFISQLANISQLLNLRLSFYLIEYYTFTENVGVYSTGTTLTESIWMIAGSMALVQYAIVSNSRDRRESMEMSAKMARVSLILTLMALIPLLILPESFYTYIFGEGFRGIKNVIYALSPGVLSIGFSMAFSHYFAGVGNYKINAICSGSGLLVTLVCSLLMIPLWGIVGAGIASSIAYLFISFLLIVFFIKDTKISIGLLIPSTRDFEALSVLKNKLLSFTRPPHH, encoded by the coding sequence ATGTTAAAAAAGATTTCATCCACAATTGGGGTAAAAGCAATTACGGCAATATTCGCTTTTTTAACTCTAATTATAACGGCCAGAATTTTAGGTACGGAAGGCAGGGGTATTATAGGATTATTCATGGCAACAGTTTCTTTTGCTATCATGTTCAATTATTTGATTGGCGGATCCACCTTGGTTTATCTTTCATCCCGGCATCCAAACAATACGCTTATATGGTCTTCTTATATATGGGCTGTCTTTTCCAATGCACTTGCATTTGTTATTATTTCTCTTTCAAACTCCTCAATTGCTGAATATGCCAACCACATTTTTGTAATATCACTTCTTACCTCTCTTTTTCAAATAAATTTAAACATGCTTCTAGGTAGGGAAAATGTATTGAAATATAATTTATATAGCCTTTTAATGGTTTCTCTTAATTTTCTTTTGATATGCCTGTTATTTCTGATTTTGGAGTGGCATTCGATTGAATCTTTTATTTATTCTCTTTATGTGTCTTTGGCTGTATGTTTTATCCTAAGTTTGTTTGCATTAAAGGGATCTTTGGATTTGAAATTTGATAAAAACTTATGGATTACAGGAGTAACTGCAATGAGTTTTGGATTTATTTCTCAATTAGCAAACATCAGCCAGCTTTTAAATTTAAGGCTTAGTTTCTACCTAATTGAATATTATACTTTTACTGAGAACGTTGGAGTTTATTCAACCGGCACCACCCTAACCGAATCAATTTGGATGATTGCAGGTTCAATGGCACTGGTTCAGTATGCTATTGTTTCAAATTCAAGAGATAGAAGAGAATCCATGGAAATGTCAGCTAAAATGGCAAGAGTGAGTCTTATATTAACCCTTATGGCCTTAATACCATTGCTAATCCTGCCTGAAAGTTTTTATACTTACATCTTTGGAGAGGGTTTTAGGGGGATAAAAAATGTAATATATGCCCTTTCACCTGGTGTATTAAGCATTGGCTTTAGCATGGCTTTCAGTCATTATTTTGCAGGTGTAGGGAATTATAAAATCAATGCAATTTGTTCTGGCTCCGGTCTCCTTGTAACGCTTGTTTGTTCATTGTTAATGATTCCACTTTGGGGAATTGTGGGTGCTGGAATTGCCTCAAGTATTGCTTATCTTTTCATAAGCTTTTTACTGATTGTGTTTTTTATAAAGGATACAAAGATCAGTATTGGATTATTAATCCCTTCAACAAGAGATTTTGAAGCTTTAAGTGTATTAAAAAACAAGCTTTTGAGTTTTACCCGACCACCCCATCATTAA